A window from Corynebacterium singulare encodes these proteins:
- the ilvN gene encoding acetolactate synthase small subunit yields MAKDDITRHTLSVLVEDIEGIISRVTGMFTRRGYNLISLVSAKTETEGINRLTIVVDASEVITEQVTKQLNKIVPVLKVVELEEESTIARAIMLVKVAADNTNRPQVVDAVNIFRARIVDVAPESVVVEATGTPGKLRALLDVLEPFGIRELVQSGHVALARGPKAMAPSK; encoded by the coding sequence ATGGCTAAAGACGACATCACTCGCCACACCCTGTCCGTGCTTGTCGAGGATATTGAGGGCATCATCTCCCGCGTCACCGGCATGTTTACCCGCCGCGGCTACAACCTGATCTCCTTGGTGTCCGCCAAAACTGAGACCGAAGGCATTAACCGCCTCACTATCGTGGTCGACGCTTCCGAGGTGATCACTGAGCAGGTGACCAAACAGCTCAACAAGATCGTGCCTGTGCTCAAGGTGGTGGAGCTCGAAGAGGAGAGCACCATCGCGCGGGCCATCATGTTGGTCAAGGTAGCGGCCGATAACACCAACCGGCCGCAGGTGGTCGACGCTGTGAACATCTTCCGCGCCCGCATTGTGGACGTGGCGCCGGAGTCCGTGGTCGTTGAGGCTACAGGTACACCGGGCAAGCTGCGAGCGCTTCTCGACGTCCTCGAGCCCTTCGGCATCCGCGAACTGGTTCAGTCTGGTCACGTGGCGCTGGCTCGTGGCCCGAAGGCGATGGCACCTTCAAAATAA
- the ilvC gene encoding ketol-acid reductoisomerase — MAIETLYESDADLSIIQGRKVAVIGYGSQGHAHAMNLRDSGVEVAIGLREGSKSREKAEEAGFQVFTNAEAAKWADVIMLLAPDTSQAAIFTEDIEPNLEDGNALFFGHGLNIHFDLIKPAENITIGMVAPKGPGHLVRRQFVDGKGVPCLIATEQDPKGEGRELTLSYAAAIGGARAGVIPTTFKDETETDLFGEQAVLCGGVEYLIMNGFEVLTEAGYEPEMAYFEVCHELKLIVDLIVEGGIKNMNYSCSDTAEFGGYLSGPRVIDESVKERMKDVLTDIQDGTFVKRLVANVEGGNKELEELREKVNNHPIEQTGSQLRDLMSWVKNPLDATA; from the coding sequence ATGGCTATTGAAACTCTCTACGAATCTGACGCCGACCTGAGCATCATCCAAGGTCGTAAGGTTGCCGTTATCGGATACGGCTCCCAGGGCCACGCCCACGCAATGAACCTGCGTGACTCCGGCGTTGAGGTTGCCATCGGCCTGCGCGAAGGCTCCAAGTCCCGCGAGAAGGCAGAGGAGGCCGGTTTCCAGGTCTTCACCAACGCGGAGGCTGCCAAGTGGGCCGACGTCATCATGCTGCTGGCTCCTGATACCTCCCAGGCAGCCATCTTCACCGAGGACATCGAGCCGAACCTGGAGGACGGCAACGCCCTGTTCTTCGGTCACGGCCTCAATATCCACTTCGACCTGATCAAGCCTGCTGAGAACATCACCATCGGCATGGTCGCTCCCAAGGGGCCGGGCCACCTGGTTCGCCGTCAGTTCGTCGACGGCAAGGGCGTTCCGTGTCTAATCGCCACCGAGCAGGACCCGAAAGGTGAGGGCCGCGAGCTGACCCTGTCCTACGCGGCCGCCATCGGCGGTGCCCGTGCCGGCGTCATCCCGACCACCTTCAAGGATGAAACCGAGACCGACCTCTTTGGTGAGCAGGCCGTCCTGTGCGGTGGCGTGGAATACCTCATCATGAATGGCTTCGAGGTGTTGACTGAAGCCGGCTATGAGCCGGAAATGGCCTACTTTGAGGTGTGCCACGAGCTGAAGCTCATCGTCGACCTCATCGTTGAAGGCGGCATCAAGAACATGAACTACTCCTGCTCCGATACCGCTGAGTTCGGTGGCTACCTCTCCGGCCCGCGCGTTATCGATGAGTCCGTCAAGGAGCGCATGAAGGATGTCCTCACCGACATTCAGGACGGCACCTTTGTCAAGCGCTTGGTGGCCAACGTTGAAGGCGGCAACAAGGAACTTGAGGAGCTGCGCGAGAAGGTCAACAACCACCCGATCGAGCAGACTGGTTCCCAGCTGCGAGACCTCATGAGCTGGGTTAAGAACCCGCTGGATGCGACTGCGTAA